A part of Miscanthus floridulus cultivar M001 chromosome 6, ASM1932011v1, whole genome shotgun sequence genomic DNA contains:
- the LOC136459996 gene encoding uncharacterized protein, which yields MGNAGSAPDQAKNSVDGAGAADAEARRGPPSTVRFFPDAESHKARQPPSIKLEEEEGVPPPPATEEEMAPRNLWQVYALGAFIVLRWAWAKWKENQDREDSPDGRDGDAPDRST from the exons ATGGGCAACGCCGGGAGTGCGCCGGACCAGGCCAAGAACTCGGTGGATGGGGCCGGCGCTGCCGACGCGGAGGCCCGCCGCGGGCCGCCGTCGACTGTGCGTTTCTTTCCCGATGCGGAGAGCCACAAGGCACGGCAGCCGCCATCGATAAAgctcgaggaggaggagggcgtcccgccgccgcccgccaccGAGGAGGAGATGGCCCCGCGCAACCTCTGGCAG GTGTATGCACTTGGGGCGTTCATTGTGTTGAGATGGGCCTGGGCTAAGTGGAAGGAGAACCAGGACAGAGAGGACTCACCAGATGGTCGCGATGGGGATGCACCGGACAGATCGACTTAA
- the LOC136459997 gene encoding UDP-D-apiose/UDP-D-xylose synthase, producing the protein MSSSSSPSPAAATARLDLDGNPIAPLTICMIGAGGFIGSHLCEKLMAETRHVVLAVDVYCDKIRHLVDPAPPHLAGRISFHRLNIKNDSRLEGLIKMADLTINLAAICTPADYNTRPLDTIYSNFIDALPVVKYCSENSKRLIHFSTCEVYGKTIGSFLPKDHPLRKEPEFYVLKEDESPCIFGPIVKQRWSYACAKQLIERLIFAEGAENGLEFTIVRPFNWIGPRMDFIPGVDGPSEGVPRVLACFSNNLLRREPLKLVDGGQSQRTFVYIKDAIEAVVLMIENPARANGHIFNVGNPDNEVTVRELAQMMTEVYANVSGEAPLDEPMIDVSSSQFYGEGYDDSDKRIPDMTIINKQLGWNPKTPLKDLLETTLTYQHKTYKEAVKRQMSQASATS; encoded by the exons atgtcgtcgtcgtcgtctccctCTCCGGCGGCGGCCACCGCGCGACTGGATCTGGACGGCAACCCCATAGCGCCTCTCACCATCTGCATGATTGGCGCCGGCGGCTTCATCGGCTCCCACCTCTGCGAGAAGCTCATGGCCGAGACGCGCCACGTCGTCCTCGCCGTCGACGTCTACTGCGACAAGATCCGCCACCTCGTCGACCCCGCCCCGCCGCACCTCGCCGGCCGCATATCCTTCCACCGCCTCAACATCAAGAACGACTCCAGGCTCGAGGGCCTCATCAAGATGGCCGATCTG ACCATCAACCTGGCGGCCATCTGCACGCCGGCGGACTACAACACGCGCCCTCTCGACACCATCTACAGCAACTTCATCGACGCACTCCCAGTG GTCAAGTACTGCTCCGAGAACAGCAAGCGTCTCATCCACTTCTCCACGTGCGAGGTCTACGGCAAGACCATCGGCAGCTTCCTCCCCAAAGACCACCCGCTGCGCAAG GAACCTGAATTTTATGTTCTGAAAGAAGATGAGTCACCCTGTATTTTTGGTCCAATCGTGAAACAACGATGGTCCTATGCATGCGCAAAGCAACTTATTGAGAGGCTTATATTTG CTGAAGGAGCAGAAAATGGCCTTGAATTCACAATCGTGAGACCTTTTAATTGGATTGGGCCAAGGATGGACTTCATTCCTGGTGTCGATGGTCCTAGTGAGGGTGTACCCCGGGTTTTGGCTTGCTTCAGTAAC AATTTGCTCCGCCGAGAGCCCTTGAAGCTTGTTGATGGGGGCCAGTCTCAGAGAACCTTTGTTTACATTAAGGATGCCATCGAAGCTGTTGTGCTGATGATT GAAAATCCTGCTCGAGCCAATGGTCACATCTTCAATGTCGGGAATCCTGACAATGAGGTTACCGTTAGGGAGTTGGCCCAAATGATGACAGAG GTCTATGCAAACGTCTCAGGAGAGGCACCACTGGATGAGCCCATGATTGATGTGAGTTCGAGCCAGTTCTATGGTGAAGGATATGATGACAGTGATAAGAGAATTCCCGACATGACTATAATCAACAAGCAGCTAG GTTGGAACCCAAAGACGCCTCTCAAGGATCTGCTGGAGACAACATTGACATATCAGCACAAGACATACAAAGAAGCTGTGAAGAGGCAAATGTCGCAGGCTTCAGCAACGAGTTAG